The following proteins are encoded in a genomic region of Mycolicibacterium rutilum:
- a CDS encoding TetR/AcrR family transcriptional regulator gives MVRSDWVVGGDRHAAAAERIYAAATDLVLREGLDAVDIDTLAAAVHCSRATVYRYAGGKAQIRDAVLMRLSAGIIGAVRDAVDGLVGRQRIVTAISVALEQIRSERLRRLMFASRVPQVGGLHSSPVLSRLAADLTGITDDDPHAAQWIVRVVVSLAYWPIDDPRDEEEAIRRFVAPAFG, from the coding sequence ATGGTGCGGTCAGATTGGGTGGTCGGCGGTGACCGGCATGCGGCGGCGGCCGAGCGGATCTACGCCGCGGCGACCGATCTCGTGCTGCGTGAGGGTCTCGACGCCGTGGACATCGACACGCTGGCCGCGGCCGTGCACTGTTCCCGGGCGACCGTCTACCGCTACGCGGGTGGCAAAGCCCAGATTCGCGACGCCGTGCTGATGCGGTTGTCGGCCGGGATCATCGGCGCGGTCCGCGATGCGGTCGACGGTTTGGTCGGCAGGCAGCGGATCGTCACCGCGATCTCGGTCGCCCTCGAACAGATCCGCTCGGAGCGGTTGCGCCGGCTGATGTTCGCCTCACGGGTGCCGCAAGTCGGCGGTCTGCATTCGTCGCCGGTGCTGAGCCGGCTGGCGGCGGACCTCACCGGCATCACCGACGACGATCCGCATGCCGCGCAGTGGATCGTCCGCGTCGTGGTGTCGCTGGCCTACTGGCCGATCGACGACCCGCGCGACGAGGAAGAGGCCATCCGTCGTTTCGTCGCGCCCGCGTTCGGCTGA
- a CDS encoding DUF402 domain-containing protein produces MHAPKHETFDLLARTNTDPKGIVRAVDVYTVEPWGLYLARPTPDRAQFHYLESWLLPSLRLRATVFHFNPGHERDQDYYLDVGEYTAGPQVWHSEDHYLDLMVRTGRGVDLCDVDELLTAVRHNLLTPETAEQAVHTAVAAVDGLARHGYDLNRWLASQGMPVTWRGASPGTA; encoded by the coding sequence ATCCACGCTCCCAAACACGAGACGTTCGACCTGCTCGCCCGCACCAACACCGACCCGAAGGGCATCGTGCGGGCGGTCGATGTGTACACGGTCGAGCCGTGGGGGCTGTACCTCGCCCGGCCCACCCCCGACCGGGCCCAGTTCCACTACCTGGAGTCCTGGCTGCTGCCGTCGCTGCGGCTACGGGCGACGGTGTTCCACTTCAATCCTGGTCACGAACGCGACCAGGACTACTACCTCGACGTCGGCGAATACACCGCTGGTCCGCAGGTGTGGCACTCCGAGGATCACTATCTGGACCTGATGGTGCGCACCGGTCGGGGCGTCGACCTGTGCGACGTCGACGAACTGCTCACCGCCGTCCGGCACAACCTGCTGACACCCGAGACCGCCGAACAGGCCGTGCACACCGCGGTTGCCGCGGTCGACGGCCTGGCCCGGCACGGCTACGACCTCAACCGCTGGCTGGCGTCGCAGGGCATGCCGGTGACGTGGCGCGGAGCGTCGCCGGGCACCGCGTAA
- a CDS encoding MFS transporter, producing the protein MTETATTPAGTWRELLGPKNLGAATVLAGGVALYATNEFLTISLMPSAVADIGGQRLYAWVTTVYLVASVVAATTVSATLMRFGPRLSYLLALSVFGVGSVWCATAPTMELLLAGRTVQGLAGGLLAGLGYAVINAALPEYLWTRASALVSAMWGVGTLLGPAAGGLFAQYSSWRWAFGALAILTAVIAVLVPLALPTRRDAEVDVPSIPVPVWSLLLLGGAALAVSVAGVPHDARATAALLGLGAVLVGVFLVVDRRTAAGVLPPSAFGRGPLKWIYLTLGVLMAATMADMYVPLFGQRLAGLTPVAAGFLGAGLAIGWTAGELGSASMGSPRAIRRVVALAPAVMAAGLAIGAVTMRAGAPLAVVAVWAVAMLITGVGVGIAWPHLSAWAMSRVADPAEGPTAAAAINTVQLICGAFGAGLAGVVVNMTDDGGAAPARWLLAGFAVLAALGLVASTRSGRTIA; encoded by the coding sequence GTGACCGAAACCGCGACCACCCCGGCGGGGACCTGGCGAGAACTGCTGGGCCCGAAGAACCTCGGGGCGGCGACCGTACTCGCCGGTGGGGTGGCGCTGTATGCCACCAACGAGTTCCTGACGATCAGCCTGATGCCCAGCGCGGTCGCCGATATCGGCGGGCAGCGCCTCTACGCGTGGGTGACGACGGTGTATCTCGTCGCGTCGGTGGTGGCCGCCACGACCGTGTCCGCGACGCTGATGCGCTTCGGCCCGCGGCTGTCGTATCTGTTGGCGCTCAGCGTGTTCGGGGTGGGCAGCGTGTGGTGTGCGACGGCGCCCACGATGGAACTGCTGCTCGCGGGGCGCACGGTGCAGGGATTGGCCGGCGGCCTGTTGGCCGGCCTGGGTTACGCGGTGATCAATGCCGCGCTGCCGGAGTACTTGTGGACCAGGGCGTCCGCGTTGGTGTCGGCGATGTGGGGTGTCGGCACGCTGCTGGGGCCGGCCGCCGGCGGGCTGTTCGCCCAATATAGTTCGTGGCGTTGGGCTTTCGGCGCGCTGGCGATCCTCACCGCGGTCATCGCCGTGCTGGTTCCGCTTGCGCTGCCGACCCGCCGCGACGCCGAGGTCGATGTGCCGAGTATTCCGGTGCCGGTCTGGTCGCTGTTGTTGCTGGGCGGGGCCGCGCTGGCGGTCAGTGTCGCCGGCGTGCCGCACGACGCGCGGGCCACCGCGGCGCTGCTGGGTCTCGGGGCGGTTCTGGTCGGGGTCTTCCTGGTCGTCGACCGGCGCACGGCGGCTGGTGTGCTGCCGCCGAGCGCTTTCGGGCGCGGCCCGCTGAAGTGGATCTACCTGACGCTGGGTGTGTTGATGGCCGCGACGATGGCCGACATGTACGTGCCGCTGTTCGGTCAGCGACTGGCGGGTCTGACTCCGGTGGCGGCGGGGTTCCTCGGCGCGGGTCTGGCGATCGGCTGGACGGCAGGCGAACTCGGTAGCGCGTCGATGGGCAGCCCGCGGGCGATCCGGCGGGTCGTGGCGCTCGCGCCGGCGGTGATGGCCGCCGGGCTCGCCATCGGGGCGGTGACGATGCGGGCAGGCGCGCCGCTCGCCGTGGTGGCGGTGTGGGCGGTCGCGATGCTGATCACGGGGGTGGGTGTGGGCATCGCCTGGCCGCACCTGTCGGCGTGGGCGATGAGCCGCGTTGCCGACCCGGCCGAAGGGCCGACCGCCGCTGCCGCGATCAACACCGTCCAGTTGATCTGCGGGGCGTTCGGCGCGGGGTTGGCCGGAGTCGTGGTGAACATGACCGACGACGGCGGCGCCGCGCCTGCGCGTTGGCTACTCGCCGGGTTCGCCGTGTTGGCCGCGCTGGGTCTGGTGGCGTCCACCCGCAGCGGGCGGACGATTGCGTAG
- a CDS encoding MgtC/SapB family protein yields the protein MHLWLADAPFFGGPGRGTRQIIELFVAFGLTALIGLEREIQGKSAGLRTQTIVGTAAALILLVSKYGFTDVLQDNLVVVDPSRVAAQIVSGIGFLGAGIIIFRRGSVHGLTTAAAVWESAAIGMAAGAGLLLLATTVTAMHFLIILGFMPLARRLTSRLSGSIRMHVTYAEGAGVMSRLLQACERRQWQLTDLEADAPGEPLGAAPGHSGVVLTLVGRGILNAPMVLAAIDGVTAIRQFDEDADAD from the coding sequence ATGCACCTGTGGTTGGCGGACGCGCCGTTCTTCGGTGGTCCCGGGCGAGGCACCCGCCAGATCATCGAGTTGTTCGTCGCGTTCGGGTTGACGGCACTCATCGGCCTGGAACGCGAGATCCAGGGCAAGAGCGCCGGCCTGCGCACGCAGACCATCGTGGGAACAGCCGCTGCGCTGATCCTGCTCGTCAGCAAGTACGGCTTCACCGATGTGCTGCAGGACAACCTGGTCGTCGTCGACCCGTCCCGGGTGGCCGCCCAGATCGTCTCGGGCATCGGCTTCCTCGGCGCCGGCATCATCATCTTCCGGCGCGGCTCGGTGCACGGGTTGACCACCGCGGCCGCCGTCTGGGAGTCCGCGGCCATCGGCATGGCTGCCGGCGCCGGCCTGCTGCTACTGGCCACCACCGTGACCGCCATGCACTTCCTGATCATCCTGGGCTTCATGCCGCTGGCCCGACGGCTGACCTCCCGGTTGAGCGGTTCGATCCGGATGCACGTCACGTACGCCGAGGGCGCGGGTGTGATGAGCCGGCTCCTGCAGGCCTGTGAACGCCGGCAGTGGCAGCTCACCGATCTGGAGGCCGATGCGCCCGGTGAACCGCTGGGCGCGGCGCCCGGCCACTCCGGCGTCGTGCTGACACTGGTCGGACGCGGGATCCTCAACGCGCCGATGGTGCTTGCGGCCATCGACGGCGTGACAGCGATCCGGCAGTTCGACGAGGACGCCGACGCCGACTAA
- the coaE gene encoding dephospho-CoA kinase, with translation MLRIGLSGGIGAGKSTVSATFSELGGIVVDGDVIAREVVEPGTEGLAKLVDAFGRDILREDGALDRPALAAIAFSDEEKRQTLNGIVHPLVAHRRSELIEAAATDAVIIEDIPLLVESGMAPMFPLVVIVHADEDVRVKRLIEYRGFTEQDARARIAAQATEEQRRAVADVWLDNAGSAGQLVEQARALWHERILPFAHNLTQNRPASPKPVLVPYDETWPDQARRILARLNTACGHRAVRIDHIGSTAVRGMDAKDVIDIQVTVDSLETADELSEALTSVGYVRLPYTTDVGKPDARSTVAAFDHSSDDALWHKRVHSSADPGRPTNVHLRVDGWPDQQFALLFVDWLRANPGVQADYLALKRRVAAEGHATTNAYAEAKEPWFLDAYRRAWEWADTTGWRP, from the coding sequence GTGTTGCGCATAGGCCTGTCCGGCGGTATCGGCGCCGGGAAATCGACCGTGTCCGCGACGTTCAGCGAACTCGGCGGCATCGTCGTCGACGGCGACGTGATCGCCCGCGAGGTCGTCGAGCCCGGCACCGAGGGACTGGCCAAGCTGGTCGACGCGTTCGGCCGCGACATTCTGCGTGAAGACGGTGCGCTGGACCGGCCCGCGCTCGCGGCGATCGCGTTCAGCGACGAGGAGAAGCGCCAGACACTCAACGGGATCGTGCACCCGTTGGTGGCGCATCGGCGTTCGGAGCTGATCGAGGCGGCCGCCACCGATGCGGTGATCATCGAGGACATCCCGCTGCTCGTCGAGTCCGGGATGGCCCCGATGTTCCCGCTCGTGGTGATCGTCCACGCCGACGAAGATGTCCGGGTGAAGCGGCTGATCGAGTACCGCGGCTTCACCGAACAGGACGCCAGGGCCAGGATTGCCGCGCAGGCCACCGAGGAGCAGCGTCGGGCCGTCGCGGACGTGTGGCTGGACAACGCGGGCAGCGCCGGTCAACTCGTGGAGCAGGCCCGCGCGCTGTGGCACGAGCGGATCCTGCCGTTCGCCCACAACCTCACCCAGAACCGTCCCGCGTCCCCGAAACCGGTGCTGGTGCCCTACGACGAAACCTGGCCCGACCAGGCGCGTCGCATCCTGGCACGGCTGAACACCGCATGCGGGCACCGCGCCGTGCGCATCGACCACATCGGGTCCACCGCGGTGCGCGGTATGGACGCCAAGGACGTCATCGACATCCAGGTGACGGTCGATTCGCTGGAGACGGCCGACGAGTTGAGCGAGGCATTGACCTCGGTGGGTTACGTGCGCCTGCCGTACACCACCGACGTCGGCAAGCCCGACGCCCGCAGCACCGTCGCCGCGTTCGATCACAGCAGCGATGATGCGTTGTGGCACAAGCGTGTTCACAGCTCGGCCGACCCGGGCCGGCCGACGAACGTGCACCTGCGGGTGGACGGCTGGCCAGATCAGCAGTTCGCCCTGTTGTTCGTGGACTGGCTGCGCGCCAACCCCGGGGTGCAGGCGGACTACCTAGCGCTCAAGCGGCGGGTCGCCGCGGAGGGACACGCCACCACCAACGCTTACGCCGAGGCGAAGGAGCCGTGGTTCCTCGACGCCTACCGACGGGCGTGGGAGTGGGCCGACACGACCGGCTGGCGGCCCTGA
- a CDS encoding UdgX family uracil-DNA binding protein (This protein belongs to the uracil DNA glycosylase superfamily, members of which act in excision repair of DNA. However, it belongs more specifically to UdgX branch, whose founding member was found to bind uracil in DNA (where it does not belong), without cleaving it, appears to promote DNA repair by a pathway involving RecA, rather than base excision.) yields the protein MAARTTRTAAEFVPDTADIAVLADAAHGCKGCDLYLDATQVVFGGGAARADMMLVGEQPGDQEDKAGEPFVGPAGRVLDKALDEAGVDRDGLYVTNAVKHFKFTLPERGTRRIHKTPSRTEVVACRPWLLAELEAVRPDVLVLMGATAAQSLLGSTFRLTQHRGEVLRLPESDADLGIDPSVVVSAHPSSVLRGRPEDREEAFQALVSDLRFAAGRRTR from the coding sequence ATGGCTGCACGGACGACTCGTACCGCCGCGGAGTTCGTCCCGGACACCGCGGATATCGCGGTGCTCGCCGACGCCGCGCACGGATGTAAGGGCTGCGATCTGTATCTGGACGCCACGCAGGTGGTGTTCGGCGGCGGCGCCGCGCGCGCCGACATGATGCTCGTCGGTGAGCAACCCGGTGACCAGGAGGACAAGGCGGGCGAACCGTTCGTCGGTCCCGCGGGCCGGGTGCTCGACAAGGCGCTCGACGAAGCGGGCGTCGACCGCGACGGGTTGTACGTCACGAACGCGGTGAAGCACTTCAAATTCACGCTGCCCGAACGTGGCACCCGTCGCATCCACAAGACACCCAGCCGCACCGAGGTCGTCGCGTGCCGGCCCTGGCTGCTCGCCGAGCTCGAAGCCGTCAGGCCCGACGTGTTGGTGCTGATGGGCGCGACCGCGGCACAGTCGTTGCTGGGCAGCACATTTCGGCTCACCCAGCATCGCGGCGAGGTGCTGCGGTTGCCGGAGTCGGATGCCGACCTCGGCATCGACCCGAGCGTCGTGGTGTCCGCGCATCCGTCCTCGGTGCTGCGCGGGCGCCCGGAGGATCGGGAGGAAGCGTTTCAGGCGTTGGTGTCCGATCTGCGGTTCGCCGCCGGCAGGCGAACACGCTGA
- the uvrB gene encoding excinuclease ABC subunit UvrB, whose protein sequence is MAFATEHPVLAHSEYRPVDSVVRAGGRFEVVSPYAPAGDQPAAIDELERRINAGEHDVVLLGATGTGKSATTAWLIERVQRPTLVMEPNKTLAAQMANELREMLPHNAVEYFVSYYDYYQPEAYIAQTDTYIEKDSSINDDVERLRHSATSSLLSRRDVVVVASVSCIYGLGTPQSYLDRSVELKIGDEVPRDGLLRLLVDVQYTRNDMAFTRGSFRVRGDTVEIIPSYEELAVRIEFFGDEVEALYYLHPLTGDVVRKVESLRIFPATHYVAGPERMAHAISTIEQELEQRLAELEGQGKLLEAQRLRMRTNYDIEMMRQVGFCSGIENYSRHIDGRPAGSAPATLLDYFPEDFMLVIDESHVTVPQIGGMYEGDMSRKRNLVDFGFRLPSAVDNRPLTWEEFADRIGQTVYLSATPGPYELSQSGGEFVEQVIRPTGLVDPQVVVKPTKGQIDDLIGEIRLRTERDERVLVTTLTKKMAEDLTDYLLEMGIRVRYLHSEVDTLRRVELLRQLRLGEYDVLVGINLLREGLDLPEVSLVAILDADKEGFLRSTRSLIQTIGRAARNVSGEVHMYADNITESMREAIDETERRRAKQIAYNEEHGIDPKPLRKKIADILDQVYREADDVEVGGSGRNASRGRRAQGEPGRAVSAGIIEGRDTSNMPRAELADLIKDLTEQMMTAARDLQFELAARIRDEIHDLKKELRGMDAAGLK, encoded by the coding sequence ATGGCTTTCGCTACTGAACACCCCGTGCTGGCGCATTCCGAGTACCGCCCTGTCGACTCGGTCGTGCGCGCCGGCGGCCGTTTCGAGGTGGTCAGCCCGTACGCGCCCGCGGGAGACCAGCCGGCCGCCATCGACGAGCTCGAGCGCCGCATCAACGCGGGCGAGCACGACGTGGTGCTGCTCGGCGCCACCGGCACCGGCAAGTCGGCGACGACGGCGTGGCTCATCGAGCGCGTGCAGCGGCCGACACTGGTGATGGAGCCGAACAAGACACTCGCGGCGCAGATGGCCAATGAGCTGCGGGAGATGTTGCCGCACAACGCCGTCGAGTACTTCGTGTCGTACTACGACTACTACCAGCCCGAGGCGTACATCGCCCAGACCGACACCTACATCGAGAAGGACAGCTCGATCAACGACGATGTCGAGCGGCTGCGGCACTCGGCGACGTCGAGCCTGCTGTCGCGGCGCGACGTGGTCGTGGTGGCGTCGGTGTCGTGCATCTACGGCCTGGGCACCCCGCAGTCCTACCTGGACCGCAGCGTCGAGCTGAAGATCGGTGACGAGGTGCCCCGCGACGGGCTGCTGCGGCTGCTCGTCGATGTGCAGTACACCCGCAACGACATGGCGTTCACCCGCGGTTCGTTCCGAGTCCGCGGCGACACGGTGGAGATCATCCCCAGCTACGAGGAGCTGGCGGTGCGCATCGAGTTCTTCGGCGACGAGGTGGAGGCGCTGTACTACCTGCACCCGCTGACCGGTGACGTGGTGCGCAAGGTGGAGTCGCTGCGGATCTTCCCGGCGACCCACTACGTGGCAGGCCCGGAGCGGATGGCGCACGCGATCTCGACCATCGAACAGGAGCTCGAGCAGCGGCTCGCCGAACTCGAGGGGCAGGGCAAGCTGCTGGAGGCGCAGCGGCTGCGGATGCGGACCAACTACGACATCGAGATGATGCGGCAGGTCGGCTTCTGCTCGGGGATCGAGAACTATTCGCGGCACATCGACGGCAGGCCGGCCGGCTCGGCGCCCGCCACGCTGCTGGACTACTTCCCGGAAGACTTCATGCTCGTCATCGACGAGTCGCACGTGACGGTGCCGCAGATCGGCGGCATGTACGAAGGCGACATGTCGCGCAAGCGCAATCTCGTCGACTTCGGCTTCCGGTTGCCCTCGGCCGTCGACAACCGGCCGCTGACGTGGGAGGAGTTCGCCGACCGGATCGGGCAGACGGTCTACCTGTCGGCGACGCCGGGCCCGTACGAGCTCAGCCAGTCGGGCGGCGAGTTCGTCGAGCAGGTGATCCGGCCGACCGGGCTGGTCGACCCGCAGGTCGTGGTCAAGCCGACCAAGGGTCAGATCGACGACCTGATCGGGGAGATCCGGCTGCGCACCGAACGCGACGAGCGCGTGCTGGTCACCACGCTGACCAAGAAGATGGCCGAGGATCTCACCGACTACCTGCTCGAGATGGGCATCCGGGTGCGCTACCTGCACTCCGAGGTCGACACGCTGCGCCGCGTCGAGTTGCTGCGTCAGTTGCGGCTCGGCGAGTACGACGTGCTGGTCGGCATCAACCTGTTGCGTGAGGGACTCGACCTGCCCGAGGTGTCGCTGGTGGCGATTCTCGACGCCGACAAGGAAGGGTTCCTGCGGTCGACCCGCAGCCTGATCCAGACCATCGGTCGCGCCGCCCGCAACGTCTCGGGTGAGGTGCACATGTACGCCGACAACATCACCGAGTCGATGCGCGAGGCCATCGACGAGACCGAGCGGCGCCGCGCCAAGCAGATCGCCTACAACGAAGAACACGGCATCGATCCGAAACCGTTGCGCAAGAAGATCGCCGACATCCTCGACCAGGTGTACCGGGAGGCCGACGACGTCGAGGTGGGTGGTTCCGGCCGCAACGCGTCGCGGGGCAGGCGCGCGCAGGGCGAGCCGGGCCGTGCGGTCAGCGCGGGCATCATCGAGGGCCGCGACACGTCGAACATGCCGCGCGCCGAGCTCGCCGATCTCATCAAGGACCTGACCGAGCAGATGATGACCGCGGCGCGGGATCTGCAGTTCGAACTGGCCGCCCGCATCCGCGACGAGATCCACGACCTGAAGAAGGAACTGCGCGGCATGGATGCCGCAGGCCTGAAGTGA
- a CDS encoding SCO6745 family protein, whose product MDAYTAGRLCRSIDPLHSLSYFLPEFFERFGALGMQGMTPYFAVRAAPMGAVPAEVVAAVFYNFNPEFVAQSIPRAWTLAAPDAVIAMRYEMLDEVLPRILGEELTRSAELFRAAGILRRTAESIPDGDGRPLFAAHTSLPWPESAHCQLWHAVTLLREYRGDGHTAALVANGLSGLEALVSHTVAGIGFSVPFAQSLRGWSEEQWDAGLERLRTRGLVGSDGQLTEAGTRLRARVEDLTDDLGYAPWATVTDGDRDHVTVVADAVRAAVAGAGLIPAQAFGPRYGQPR is encoded by the coding sequence GTGGATGCCTACACCGCGGGCCGCCTGTGCCGCAGCATCGACCCACTGCATTCGCTGTCGTATTTCCTGCCGGAGTTCTTCGAGCGCTTCGGTGCGCTCGGAATGCAGGGCATGACACCGTATTTCGCGGTGCGCGCGGCGCCGATGGGCGCTGTGCCCGCCGAGGTCGTCGCGGCCGTGTTCTACAACTTCAACCCCGAGTTCGTCGCACAATCCATTCCGCGCGCATGGACGCTGGCGGCACCGGACGCGGTGATCGCGATGCGCTACGAGATGCTCGACGAGGTGCTCCCGCGGATCCTGGGGGAGGAGTTGACGCGTTCGGCCGAATTGTTCCGCGCGGCGGGCATCCTGCGGCGGACAGCGGAGTCGATCCCCGACGGCGACGGCCGGCCGCTGTTCGCCGCGCACACCTCGCTTCCGTGGCCGGAGTCGGCGCACTGCCAGTTGTGGCACGCGGTGACCCTGCTGCGCGAGTACCGCGGCGACGGGCACACCGCGGCGTTGGTCGCCAACGGCTTGAGCGGGCTGGAAGCGCTCGTCAGCCACACCGTGGCGGGCATCGGGTTCTCCGTGCCGTTCGCGCAGTCGCTGCGCGGCTGGAGCGAGGAGCAGTGGGACGCCGGGCTCGAGCGGTTGCGGACGCGCGGACTGGTGGGCAGCGACGGTCAGCTCACCGAGGCGGGCACGCGGCTCCGAGCCCGCGTCGAGGACCTCACCGACGACCTGGGATACGCGCCGTGGGCGACCGTGACCGACGGCGACCGTGACCACGTGACGGTTGTCGCCGACGCGGTTCGCGCCGCGGTGGCCGGGGCCGGACTGATCCCGGCGCAGGCGTTCGGTCCGCGCTACGGGCAGCCGCGTTAG
- a CDS encoding cytochrome P450, which produces MSSLGLALFEDRYVQDPYPLYAHMHREGPVHRIGDSGFFAVSSWDAVEEAVARPDDFSSNLTATMMYQPDGSISAFTIGEIGGDTQALATADEPTHSLHRKMLLPHLAAKQIGGFERLVADTANELWDNAFHDGSIEWMSAIANRLPMMIVARIIGVPDSDVDKLIRWGYAATQVVEGLVTDDQLAAAGVAVMELGAYITEQFENALRDPHDDLMGDLAAARARDEISATTALAMMATLFSAGGESTASLLGSAAWLLATRPDIQRQVRGNPAMLGAFIEEVLRYEPPFRGHYRHVVNDTELFGVELPAGSRLLLLWGAANRDPDHFDEPDDFRLDRPRGKNHIAFGKGAHFCVGAALARMEARVVLDFLLRRTGFFTASRTGEWLPSLLVRRLDRLDIVAE; this is translated from the coding sequence ATGAGCAGCCTCGGCCTCGCGCTCTTCGAGGACCGCTACGTCCAGGACCCGTATCCCCTCTACGCGCACATGCACCGCGAGGGCCCGGTGCACCGGATCGGCGACTCCGGATTCTTCGCGGTCAGCAGTTGGGATGCCGTCGAGGAGGCGGTGGCCCGACCTGACGACTTCTCATCGAACCTGACGGCGACGATGATGTACCAGCCCGACGGATCGATCTCCGCATTCACCATCGGTGAAATCGGCGGCGACACACAGGCATTGGCGACGGCCGACGAGCCGACACACTCGCTGCACCGCAAGATGCTGTTGCCTCACCTGGCGGCGAAGCAGATCGGCGGGTTCGAGCGGTTGGTTGCAGACACCGCGAATGAGCTCTGGGACAATGCGTTTCACGACGGCAGCATCGAGTGGATGTCGGCGATCGCCAACCGGCTGCCGATGATGATCGTCGCGCGCATCATCGGGGTGCCCGACAGCGACGTCGACAAGCTCATCCGCTGGGGCTACGCGGCGACCCAGGTGGTGGAGGGGCTGGTCACCGACGACCAGCTGGCGGCAGCCGGCGTCGCGGTGATGGAACTCGGCGCCTACATCACCGAGCAGTTCGAGAACGCGCTGCGCGACCCACACGATGACCTGATGGGCGACCTCGCCGCTGCCCGGGCGCGCGACGAGATCAGCGCCACCACGGCGCTGGCCATGATGGCGACCCTGTTCAGTGCGGGCGGCGAATCCACCGCCTCGCTGCTGGGTTCTGCGGCCTGGCTGCTGGCGACGCGTCCCGACATCCAGCGCCAGGTTCGTGGAAATCCGGCAATGCTCGGTGCCTTCATCGAGGAGGTCCTGCGCTACGAGCCACCGTTCCGGGGCCACTACCGCCATGTGGTCAACGACACCGAGCTGTTCGGTGTCGAGCTCCCGGCGGGCTCACGCCTGCTCCTGCTGTGGGGAGCGGCGAACCGCGATCCGGACCACTTCGACGAGCCTGACGACTTCCGGCTGGACCGCCCGAGGGGCAAGAACCACATCGCGTTCGGTAAGGGAGCCCACTTCTGCGTCGGCGCGGCCCTGGCCCGGATGGAGGCGCGCGTCGTCCTCGACTTCCTGTTGCGGCGAACCGGCTTCTTCACCGCAAGCCGGACGGGCGAATGGCTGCCGAGCCTGCTGGTCCGGCGCCTCGACCGCCTCGACATCGTCGCTGAGTGA